The Manihot esculenta cultivar AM560-2 chromosome 11, M.esculenta_v8, whole genome shotgun sequence genome includes a region encoding these proteins:
- the LOC110608026 gene encoding uncharacterized protein LOC110608026, whose translation MQQAEESRVKVGEDRQTEREEKTENKRNQVDLFARNRVQQPHYELSFIPSAVLQGQRIVKFIFMDLVDEAEKWKNALVSSVFGSSPKFQGMERFAMNKWNRGSKIYQLWHKLMELRKLSKEFVGISEKGWCL comes from the exons ATGCAGCAAGCAGAAGAATCGAGGGTAAAGGTGGGGGAAGATCGACAAACAGAAAGGGAAGAGAAGactgagaataagagaaacCAGGTAGATCTCTTTGCTAGGAATCGAGTTCAACAGCCTCACTATGAGTTATCCTTCATTCCGTCAGCGGTATTGCAAGGACAAAGGATTGTGAAATTCATATTCATGGATCTAGTGGATGAAGCAGAAAAGTGGAAAAATGCACTTGTAAGCAGTGTCTTCGGGTCAAGTCCAAAGTTCCAGGGGATGGAAAGATTTGCAATGAACAAATGGAATAG GGGCTCCAAGATCTATCAATTATGGCATAAATTGATGGAATTGAGGAAGCTGAGCAAGGAGTTTGTTGGGATCTCTGAGAAAGGTTGGTGTCTGtga